aagctacctttataactaccctgttacggtgtagcgtttgatagtccgtaagtaggtcgatccacatcttgaatacatgcgacaatctcaggtctaaggacaaagcgtatgtgttgtttaaagagagaactacttctcgtgttgggttagtcctagcacatgtctccacattattagttcaacatctccatgtccatgacttgtgaaacatagtcatcaactaatacatgtgctagtctgatattcatgtgtgtcctcacatgaactccgactagggacaactttagaataaccatacaagtaaagagtttcacacacaattcacataattgcaaatcaattcaagtagcctttaatggatattcaaggaacacaatataaatcatggatacaaatggaatatcatcatctctatgattgcctctagggcatacctccaacacgttATTCCTTTCAACCCCTACTATGTTTTTGCCGCCACCGCTAAGAAGCTCGAGAAGAAGTGTAGTACTAGGAAGATGATGGCTTCGACCCGAATGCTCCATACTAGGCTAGTGATCCCTCGGAAGACTGCCTGTGGTTTGATGGAAGACCCGTTCCGCAAGAACCCTTAAGTGTATTTCTCTTTTAGACCCAAGGGTCATTTTGTATTAAAGTTACGCTTATGTATGATATTGTAATGGTATTCATTGATGCATGTGGTTTACATTCGGTTTTGGCCTtataaaaccgggtgtgacaccaCCGCCGCAACCATCGCTGCCTGCCACCTCCCCACCCCACCCGCCGTCCGGCCAGGCAGCCGCCCGAGACGCGCCAGATTTGTTCAACAACGTCCTAATTGCATCTTCTTTTTCTCGAAGAGTTTGAATCCAcacaactaaagtttagctatcTAAAGTTTAGTTATTTTATTAACTAGCTACTTTAGCTAGGgctagggtgtttggatcctctaGCTAAATGATAGTTGAAAAGGTATTTGTCTATCTTATCCCTCACTCCCACTTTAAATACTTTTTCCGAGGAGGGTGGAGGAGCAGTTTGGTCTTTTATCATTTTAGCTGGGTTTAGCTAGGTTAAACCAGCTAAAGGAatatttagctagctaaaatttaACTAGGTTTTGTTGGATTCATATAGCTAGCTCTtaaatttagctagctaaaatttagctcgtGGAAATACTCACATTCACATTGACAAAGATCGCTAATTCTGAACATTGCCATTCAGTTTTGTTTGGATAGGCAAAGGCAATGATGAAACTATTCGGTTTCTTCGTATTAGACGGATGAACGTGGTATCTGTCCGTTCGTCCGACCGAAGGTTTCAGATACTCAAATGTATAGTTCGTATCCGAATTCGGACAGTCAATATCCGTAACACATCCGAATCCAGATACTCAAAGTTGGATATTTAATATGTGAATATGATGAATATCATTATTTGACACGTCCCGATACTATTCGTATCTGTATTtgattcgagaaaaaaataacGTTCTATATCCGTATTCGTATATATCGTATCCAATCCATTTTCGTGCCTTCACAAATGCATTGAATAGAATATAATTTGCCGGCTTTGGCACAGCACAATTCTTTTTGGTTTTTTAGTTCACCGTGAGCAACGTCGTCCCTAAATGGAGTGtttgggtgtttggatacgaggggctaaactttagaaggtcacatcggatattcatATGCTAATTAGAataactaaacatgagctaattacaaaactaattgcacagatggagtttaattcgcgagacgaatctattaaggctaattaatccatcattagcaaatggttactgtagcatcacattgtcaaatcatggactaattaggtttaatagattcatctcgcaaattagaatttatctgtgcaattaattttataattaaactatgtttaatactcctaattagtgtcaaacatacgatgtgataggtgctaaatttaGCGGGCTATCCATCAGGCTTCAGGCCAaccccatgggccatggcctttaaatgaagtaaagaaaaggaaaagcatTAAACCGCACGTACAGTTCAGACAACTTCAGATTTGGCCCATCTCACAGATTCGGCCCTCGATAGCCCAAATCTTATTCCTACTGGCGGTTCTCGTAATTGAACTGCCATTGGAAATACTAGGAACGCCCTctcaaaaaaagaaggaaatatTAGGAACGGCAGTAGAAATTTCTACAAGTGGTTTCAATCTACAGTGAAAGTAGATTAATCTACAGTGACGCTGAGCTACTGGCTCTAGAATTGGCTTACCGATTGAAGTAGAAATAGTTCCTGTACTAGTGGGTTTTCATAGCTTCAACATAGCATATATTGTAGAGTGGCTCTTTCTAGGAGATTCCATAAAACTCATGATATCATATTGAAGTGCACAGCTTAGGGCGCACAAAGACTTCATTAGAGATAAAGCAAGATGGGATTAGAAATAAGCATAAACTACCATATATGGAGAATTTCTAATATAGTCTGACAGTTAAGAGTTCACTTCTGAATTTGCCTTGTTTATGCATATGCGAACGAAGAGTTATTTTCCAGACATTAGTATTTGGCTGAGTCCTTTCCGTCGACAGTTCTctctctttttgttttttttcgtgttcattctttcttttcctctgtATATTTAACACTTTTCTGTTTTACTATATTTTAACCAACAGGGCTTGCCCCTTGTGTTCCTAAAAATGCAAAGTAACAAGGTTTTGTTGATCAGACCCATCACTCAGACTTGTTCAACCTGCTGCTCTTCCGTGCCCTTCTTCTGTTCCATGTGTTGGTGCTCCTGTTCATTTTGCACACCGATGCCCAATGTATTCACCTTGTATGGCAAGACCTTATTTTCCTTGCTTTTACCCCATAGCATGCTGTAAAGGCCTCCGACCAGTATTATCCCACCAACAATACTGCCAttgcaaataaaataaaagaaagactATTCCATGAATTTATTCATAAGACTGATGTAAACTCCTTTTGCTGCTATTCTGATCCAATGAATTTTGTTACCTGCCGAGGTGAACAGTTTCTCCTAGGACGGAGGAGCAGAATATTGTGAGTATAAGGCATAGTGGAGTCCAGGAGGTGAGGAAGACGGGGCCTTTCATCTCCACACACCATGCTTGTAAATAGAAGGACACGGCATTCACCATAAATCCCTGGTTCATTTGATTAATTCACGCAGCAAGCAGTCCATTAGTTATCATCATTACAAGATGACTTAGTAGCAAGTACCTACAACTAATAGTTGAATTGTTATTACATTGTAAATGATTGCCAGTAAGCTGATGTCGAGGTGGAGCTTCCACTTAGAAAAGTCCCTCTCGGCCACTACCGCAACAATGAATGACTGCACCGTGCTGAAAACGCTTTGCGATAATGTCATAAGCATCTTGTTCGGGTACTCCTTGAGTACCGCAGCCTGCGCCATATACATATACGCATGAAACAAATAAATCGATGAGTATTAGAACTATTTGCATCCAACTCGGGGTAGTAATCATGCTATGGATTCTAATTCACATCTACAACCATTGTGAACGTACCTGCTTAACAATCCACAAGGACCATATCATGTTTGCAAGGACCATGAGGAATGTCCCTTTGATCCATGTGGCCCTGCTTCGAGTTCCCAAAGCATGGGAAGCAAAGACACGGTGATGGTTGATAGGGCTTATCCCAGGTCCGCTGTATAAGGCAATGACCAAAACCCCCGCAAGGCAAAGCACTACACCGGTGACCTTGGCTACTCCAGAGAAGCTCCTCAGCCTAACCACCTCCATCCTGTATGCCATACATCTAATTAACAACTCAATCATGATCAGGTAGCATAGTCTAGCATATCATTAAAATAGGATAGAGACTGGTAATATAATACCGCATATACCACACTTAGGCCCCATCTGGATCATCCATTAGAGCTAATTATTAGCTATGTTTTCCTCAATCTCAATAGATAAATATTCTGATTGCCAACTCACAAGTTTAAGGCACATGCACTGACCAGAGCAATTTTATTATCTAAGTGTTGCtcttgttgaatcatatcggtgGATGGATTCGATAGTGATAACTGATAACATACCTTAATAGCAGCGCCAAGCAGAAGGTGACCACAGGTTGAGAGTTCAATGTTGCAGATGCCACGGTTGCTGATGTGAGCTTCATACTTAAGTTGTACAAGTTTAAGCTGAATGTATTCCTGGAAATTCACATTTCAAATTGAGTTTGTGTCTCAGTgtcaactactccctccagtcTTCAAAAACTCGAGTTTAAAGTTTTTGACTAATGCTTGCAAGACGTCTTGGAGTACTGTTACTAATCACAATCAACTGTTCTAATCACAATCAATTGTATCATGCTCTCCAAATATGTAATGTTATATAATGAGAGAACGATACAACTCTTACAATGCATAGATCATGGTGTTGTTTTGTTAGACTGTAAGTCAATTAATTATTGTATGAATTATATATCAACAAAAATGAGCTCAATAAAATGTGTATGCAGTTTTTAAAGGTTGGATTTCATGGTAAAGCTATATCTCTATGAAGATGATCCCTCCGTCCCATGGAATGTGATGTTGGAAGTGAGGCTAAAATTAACTATTTTATTGTTTAGATGTAGCTCTCCAACATATTTACCGTGAGATCATGTCTGAAAAGTCAAGTTTGTGAAACCGGAGGGAGCATATCGTCATTTAGTATATGTatgcatagaaaataaattacAAGCATGTTACACATACACAACTATAATATAAATG
This genomic window from Setaria viridis chromosome 8, Setaria_viridis_v4.0, whole genome shotgun sequence contains:
- the LOC117833578 gene encoding WAT1-related protein At5g64700, which codes for MEEKKPYVIAIIVQVIYAGMFVISKAAFDQGMNTFVFIFYRQAASSLLLLPVAVFLERKNAPPISFKIILKLFLYAFMGNTFSLNLYNLSMKLTSATVASATLNSQPVVTFCLALLLRMEVVRLRSFSGVAKVTGVVLCLAGVLVIALYSGPGISPINHHRVFASHALGTRSRATWIKGTFLMVLANMIWSLWIVKQAAVLKEYPNKMLMTLSQSVFSTVQSFIVAVVAERDFSKWKLHLDISLLAIIYNGFMVNAVSFYLQAWCVEMKGPVFLTSWTPLCLILTIFCSSVLGETVHLGSIVGGIILVGGLYSMLWGKSKENKVLPYKVNTLGIGVQNEQEHQHMEQKKGTEEQQVEQV